In one window of Phyllopteryx taeniolatus isolate TA_2022b chromosome 23, UOR_Ptae_1.2, whole genome shotgun sequence DNA:
- the LOC133472546 gene encoding gastrula zinc finger protein XlCGF57.1-like isoform X2 yields MKEEEQEEIIKVPSTGVPLKSEDEGRREERRGAEPPNSNSSSDGDHCGGSQADGLLAPQSDSDMTLHSTHTDGNDGGEPSEGDMTCHTDNKRWKSSQSGKKVANKSILKKRARTHTGEKRFCCSVCGQRFSVKGKLKIHTRTHTGEKPFSCSVCGQTFSEMGTLKIHTRTHTGEKPFACSVCGRRFSRKGHLTSHTRTHTGEKPFACSLCGQKFSLKMNLKSHTRTHTGERPFACSVCGQIFSRKGHLTRHTRTHTGEKPFACSVCGQRFSVKESLKIHTRTHTGEKPFACSVCGQRFSRKGYLTSHARTHTGEKPFACSVCGQRFSVKKNLKIHTRTHTGEKPFVCSVCGQRFSLKMNLKSHTRTHTGEKPFACSVCGQRFSLKESLKVHTRTHTGEKPFACSVCGQTFSEKGTLKSHSRTHTGEKPFACSVCDQRFSRKGHLTSHTRTHTGEKPFACSVCGQRFSLKESLKVHTRTHTGEKPFACSVCGQTFSEKGTLKSHTRTHTNEKPFSCSLCGQRFSRKGHLTSHKITHTGEKPFSCSVCVKRFSHKYLAKNHKCVGENSSDQ; encoded by the coding sequence AtgaaagaggaagagcaggaggaaatcatcaaggttccatcgactggtgtccctttgaagagtgaagatgaaggtcgaCGTGAGGAGAGACGAGGGGCGGAGCCACCAAACAGCAACAGCTcaagtgatggagaccactgtggaggatcacaagcagatggCCTCTTAGCTCCACAATCAGATAGTGACATGACGTTGCACTCTACTCACACTGATGGAAATGATGGTGGTGAACCGTctgaaggtgatatgacatgtcacactgacaacaaacgatggaaatcTTCTCAGTCTGGGAAAAAGGTTGCTAATAAGAGCATTTTGAAAAAACGTGcgcgaacacacactggagaaaaacgtttttgctgctcagtttgtggtcaaagattctctgtgaagggaaagttaaaaatacacacaagaacccacactggtgagaaaccattttcctgctcagtttgtgggcaaaCTTTCTCTGAGATGGGAACCTTAAAAAttcacacaagaacgcacactggtgagaaaccgtttgcctgctcagtttgtggtcgaaGATTCTCTCGAAAGGGACATTTgacaagtcacacaagaacgcacactggagagaagccttttgcctgctccCTTTGTGGGCAAAAATTCTCCCTAAAGATGAacttaaaaagtcacacaagaacccacactggtgagagaccttttgcctgctcagtttgtggtcaaatattcTCTCGAAAAGGACATTTGACAaggcacacaagaacccacactggagagaagccttttgcctgctcagtttgcggtcaaagattctccgtcaaggaaagcttaaaaatacacacaagaacccacacaggtgagaaaccttttgcctgctcagtttgtggtcaacgaTTTTCTCGAAAAGGATATTTGACAAGTCAcgcaagaacccacactggagagaagccttttgcatgctcggtttgtgggcaaagattctccgtcaagaaaaacttaaaaatacacacgagaacacacacaggtgagaaaccttttgtctgctcagtttgtggtcaaagattctccctaAAGATGAacttaaaaagtcacacaagaacccacactggtgagaaaccttttgcatgctcagtttgtggtcaaagattctccttAAAGGAAAGCTTAAAAGTACACAccagaacccacactggagagaagccttttgcctgctcagtttgtggtcaaacttTCTCTGAGAAGGGAACCTTGAAAAGTCactcaagaacccacactggtgagaaaccttttgcctgctcagtctgtgatcaaagattctctcgaaaAGGACATTTgacaagtcacacaagaacccacactggtgagaaaccttttgcatgctcagtttgtggtcaaaggttctcCTTAAAGGAAAGCTTAAAAGTACACAccagaacccacactggagagaagccttttgcctgctcagtttgtggtcaaacttTCTCTGAGAAGGGAACCTtgaaaagtcacacaagaacccacactaaTGAGAAACCGTTTTCCTGCTCATtgtgtggtcaaagattctctcgaaaGGGACATTTGACAAGTCACAAAATaacgcacactggagagaagcccttttcctgctcagtttgtgtaAAAAGGTTTTCTCATAAGTATCTGGCTAAGAATCATAAGTGTGTTGGTGAGAATAGCAGTGATCAATGA
- the LOC133472546 gene encoding gastrula zinc finger protein XlCGF57.1-like isoform X1, translating to MCARTTAKYEKELSGTKEEDEPQRQLVDSVRMQPRVVLHRADVSENLPPERQQSVSPHIKEEEEDEEVQHIKEEEEEFLHMKEEEQEEIIKVPSTGVPLKSEDEGRREERRGAEPPNSNSSSDGDHCGGSQADGLLAPQSDSDMTLHSTHTDGNDGGEPSEGDMTCHTDNKRWKSSQSGKKVANKSILKKRARTHTGEKRFCCSVCGQRFSVKGKLKIHTRTHTGEKPFSCSVCGQTFSEMGTLKIHTRTHTGEKPFACSVCGRRFSRKGHLTSHTRTHTGEKPFACSLCGQKFSLKMNLKSHTRTHTGERPFACSVCGQIFSRKGHLTRHTRTHTGEKPFACSVCGQRFSVKESLKIHTRTHTGEKPFACSVCGQRFSRKGYLTSHARTHTGEKPFACSVCGQRFSVKKNLKIHTRTHTGEKPFVCSVCGQRFSLKMNLKSHTRTHTGEKPFACSVCGQRFSLKESLKVHTRTHTGEKPFACSVCGQTFSEKGTLKSHSRTHTGEKPFACSVCDQRFSRKGHLTSHTRTHTGEKPFACSVCGQRFSLKESLKVHTRTHTGEKPFACSVCGQTFSEKGTLKSHTRTHTNEKPFSCSLCGQRFSRKGHLTSHKITHTGEKPFSCSVCVKRFSHKYLAKNHKCVGENSSDQ from the coding sequence ATGTCAGTGAAAATCTTCCTCCAGAGCGGCAGCAGTCAGTGTCCcctcacatcaaagaggaagaggaggatgaagaggttcaacacatcaaagaggaggaggaagagttccTTCACAtgaaagaggaagagcaggaggaaatcatcaaggttccatcgactggtgtccctttgaagagtgaagatgaaggtcgaCGTGAGGAGAGACGAGGGGCGGAGCCACCAAACAGCAACAGCTcaagtgatggagaccactgtggaggatcacaagcagatggCCTCTTAGCTCCACAATCAGATAGTGACATGACGTTGCACTCTACTCACACTGATGGAAATGATGGTGGTGAACCGTctgaaggtgatatgacatgtcacactgacaacaaacgatggaaatcTTCTCAGTCTGGGAAAAAGGTTGCTAATAAGAGCATTTTGAAAAAACGTGcgcgaacacacactggagaaaaacgtttttgctgctcagtttgtggtcaaagattctctgtgaagggaaagttaaaaatacacacaagaacccacactggtgagaaaccattttcctgctcagtttgtgggcaaaCTTTCTCTGAGATGGGAACCTTAAAAAttcacacaagaacgcacactggtgagaaaccgtttgcctgctcagtttgtggtcgaaGATTCTCTCGAAAGGGACATTTgacaagtcacacaagaacgcacactggagagaagccttttgcctgctccCTTTGTGGGCAAAAATTCTCCCTAAAGATGAacttaaaaagtcacacaagaacccacactggtgagagaccttttgcctgctcagtttgtggtcaaatattcTCTCGAAAAGGACATTTGACAaggcacacaagaacccacactggagagaagccttttgcctgctcagtttgcggtcaaagattctccgtcaaggaaagcttaaaaatacacacaagaacccacacaggtgagaaaccttttgcctgctcagtttgtggtcaacgaTTTTCTCGAAAAGGATATTTGACAAGTCAcgcaagaacccacactggagagaagccttttgcatgctcggtttgtgggcaaagattctccgtcaagaaaaacttaaaaatacacacgagaacacacacaggtgagaaaccttttgtctgctcagtttgtggtcaaagattctccctaAAGATGAacttaaaaagtcacacaagaacccacactggtgagaaaccttttgcatgctcagtttgtggtcaaagattctccttAAAGGAAAGCTTAAAAGTACACAccagaacccacactggagagaagccttttgcctgctcagtttgtggtcaaacttTCTCTGAGAAGGGAACCTTGAAAAGTCactcaagaacccacactggtgagaaaccttttgcctgctcagtctgtgatcaaagattctctcgaaaAGGACATTTgacaagtcacacaagaacccacactggtgagaaaccttttgcatgctcagtttgtggtcaaaggttctcCTTAAAGGAAAGCTTAAAAGTACACAccagaacccacactggagagaagccttttgcctgctcagtttgtggtcaaacttTCTCTGAGAAGGGAACCTtgaaaagtcacacaagaacccacactaaTGAGAAACCGTTTTCCTGCTCATtgtgtggtcaaagattctctcgaaaGGGACATTTGACAAGTCACAAAATaacgcacactggagagaagcccttttcctgctcagtttgtgtaAAAAGGTTTTCTCATAAGTATCTGGCTAAGAATCATAAGTGTGTTGGTGAGAATAGCAGTGATCAATGA